Genomic segment of Longimicrobium sp.:
CCGGCGGCCGGCGCCGCGGAATGGGGCCGCGAGGTGATGGAGGCCGCCGCGGACCTTTTGGCGTGGGAAGGGTGTTTTACGCACTTCCACTCCGCCGACGAGCCGGACCTGGCGCCGACCGATGAGCAGCACGCGCGGCTGCTGGACGCGCTGGAGCGGCTGCCGGCGGCGCCCGGGCGGCGGGTGATCCACTCCGCCAACAGCGCCGCCTCCGTACGCCGGGGCGGGTACGGCGGCGACGTGGTGAGGCCCGGCATCTTCCTGTATGGGGGATCGGCGGGCCCGGGTGCCGCGCCGGAGGCGGTGGCGTCGCTGCGGGCCCGGATCGCCCTGGTGCGCCAGGTGCCGCCGGGAAGCACCTGCGGCTACGGGGCCACCTACACGGCCACCCGCGAAGAGCGGTGGGGAACGGTGGCCATCGGGTACGGCGACGGGCTCCCCCGCGCGCTGGGCACGGCGGGGGGCGAGGCCATCGTCCGCGGCCGCAAGGTGCCCATCCGCGGCCGCGTGTCGATGGATATGACCGTGGTGGACCTGACGGACCTGCCGGAGGTGGAGGCGGGCGAGGTGGCCACCTTCATCGGCCGCGACCGCGATGCCGCGATCACGGTGGACGAGGTGGCGGCGCGGGCGGGGACCATCTCGTACGAGGTGCTCACCGGGTTGGGAACGCGGCTGCCGCGGGTGTACCTTCCTCCACAGGGAACGGAAACCCCCTCCGCCGCGTAGCAGGAACCCTGAAGCGCGTCGGCGGCCCGGAGCCGGCCAGGTGTGCCGGCTCTCGGCCGCCGCGCTTTTACGGGTGCGAAAGCACCCACACGCAAGACCTCTGGACGGATGCAACGCCGTATTATCCTGTTCGGCCTGGCCGCCGCGCTCCTCGCGGGCGCGGCCGCCTGCACCGACGAAACGCCGACGCTGCCGGGCGAGTTTCCGCTGGAAGCCCAGCCCGTGACGCGCGAGGTGCTGGTGCCCGCGTCGCAGTTCTTCCGGGTGCTCAGCTCGCACAGTGGGTACACCAGTGTGCACGCGGCCTCGTACCTGACGGTGGCCGAGAACTACGGGGGCCTCTACGCGCACGCGCTGGCCCGCTTCCTGGGCTTTCCGCGCCAGGTTACGTACCTGCGCGATGGCGTGTCGCGTACCGACAGCCTGTTCACCTTCACCGGGGGCGAGCTCGTCGTACGGGTGGACACCACCGCTTCCACCGCGCCGTTTACGCTGCGGGTGTTCCAGGGTGTCCAGGACTACGACCCGGGCAGCGCCACCTGGCAGCTGGCGGTGGACACGGGCAGCGTCGAGGTGCCCTTTACGCAGCCGGGCGGCACACGCGGCGCGCTGCTGAGCCAGGCCACCCGGGCGGCGGGATCGGCTGGCGATTCGCTCGTGTTCCCGCTGACCACCGCCACGGTTCGTGCGCTCGCCGACAGCACGTCGAAGGGCGTGGTGATCACGGGTGCCGAGCCGGGAACGAGGGTGAAGATCACCGGCTTCGTGCTGCGCGCCCGCGTGCGGCCCGACAGCGCGCGCCCCGACACCACCTTCGTGATCAGCGCCAGCGGCACCGACGCGGCAACGGTGTACACGCCCGAGCAGCCGGAGCCGGGCGCGAACATCCTCGCGGCGGGCGGCGTGCGGGGCGCCCGCACCCTGCTGGAGATCGACGTGAACCAGCGGGTGCCCGGGTGCGCGGCGCCGCAGGCCTGCGCCGACGTGGGGCTTCGCGACGTGCAGCTGAACTCCGTGGAACTGCTGTTGAAACCGGTGAACGTGCCCAACGGGTTCGGTCCCCTGGGGCTGCTGCCCCTGCACCTGCGGCGGGTGAGCGAGCCGGAGCTGGGCCGCCGGGCTCCCCTGGGGTGCTGCGCTCCGGGCGACCCGGCCGGGTTGCTGGACCAGCCGGTGTTCTACAATCCCAAGACCGACACGCTGGCGGTGATCCCGCTGACCCGGCTGGCGCTGCAGACGGTGTTCTCGGCCGATACGCTGCCCACCACCTTCGCGCTGCTGAGCGAGCTGGGTCCGGGGCCGCCCACCTTCGGCGTGGGCTTTTTCCGGGGCGATCCGCTGCTGCGCATCGTCTACACGCTTCCCGCCCGCCGCCGACTGCCATGATCCGCCTTCGTATTCCGGGCTCCGCGCTGCTGCTGGCGGCGCTGGCCGCGGCCCCCGCCGGCGCGCAGTCGCTGCTGTCGGCGTACTCGCTGGGCTATCCGCTGGAGCCGGTCGACGCTCGCGGCCGCGCCCTGGGCGGCATCGCGGCGGGGTTCCAGGGGCCGCACTTCTCGCTGGTGAACCCGGCCGCGCTGTCCGGGCTTCCCGTGGCGGGCGTAACGCTGACCCTGCAGTCCGACGCCTTTACGCTCGACGGTTCGGCCGACCGGGTGACTACCGCGCGCTTTCCCGCCATCCAGGCGGCGTTCCCCTTCGGCTCGCGCCTGGTGGCCTCCATCGGGTACGCCGCGGTGCTGGACCAGAGCTGGGAGGCGGTGATCGAGGACTCGCTTGACATCGCGGGCCAGCGCCGCTTCGTGCGCGACCGCTTCGTCTCGCGCGGCGGCCTGTCGCGGTTCCGGGCGGGCGCGGCGTACATCCTGGTGCCGCGGCTGGACGTGGGCGTGGGGCTGGACCTGTACACGGGCGCGCTGCGCGATTCGGTGTCGCGCGCGTTTCCCGACGGCGGGCTCTTCGAGTCGGCCACGGGCACCGACTACGAGTACGAGGGGCTCGGCGTCTCGGTGGGCGCGCGCTACCGCGGCTCGGCGGTGACGGTTGCGGCGGCGGTTACGGCCGCGGGCGACCTGACCGCTACAGCGACGGCGGCGGGCGACTCCGCTGTGGAGTCGCGATCGTACGCGCTGCCCCTGAAGCTGGACGCCGGGGCCACCGCCCGCATCTCGCAGAACGCGCTGGTGGCGGCTTCGTTCCGCTGGTCGGGCTGGTCCGCCGCCGACGAGGCGCTCTCGCAGTCGGGCGGCGCGCGAGACGTGATGCATGCGTCGGGCGGGCTGGAATACGAGGGGCTGGGCCTGGCCGGACGCCCCCTGCCGGTGCGGGTGGGCGTGCGATGGACGCAGCTTCCCTTCGCCGCCGGTGAAGGCGACCAGTTCTCCGAAGAGCGCGCGATCACCGGCGGCTTCGGGCTGGTCCTTGGCGGCGGCGCGGCCGCGGCCGACCTTTCCGCCGAGCGGGGAACGCGCGACGGGGGGGATCCCCTGCTCAGCGAGAACTTCTGGCGCGTGTCGCTCTCGCTGTCGCTGCTGGGCCGGTAAAGGAACAGGAGCGATCAGGGCTGACTCGATATCTCCGTGGTTGCTCTGGTGATGCATGCCCCTTCTCCACCAAGCGTGGGGGAGGGGCATGGGTCGATACGGGGCCCAAGGCGAACGCCAAAGCCTGTCATCCTGAGGCCCAGCCTAACGGCCAAAGCCTGTCATCCTGAGGGCCAGGCGCACAGTGCTTGCCCGCACGCCTGGCCTTGCGGCCCGAAGGATGTAGCCGCGGACACGTACAAGCCCGGGCGCGGCAGCGGTCACCGTAGCCGAGGCCTCGGCTGCCGTGGGGCCCTCACCCGGCCGCGCTGACACGCGTGCCACCCTCTCCCA
This window contains:
- the alr gene encoding alanine racemase, with translation MTDPSTGVSRAWVEVDEGALRRNLRRVLHAARGSAALPMLKANAYGLGMGPVLEMVRRELSERELWAAGVAAVAEGEELRRLGWRGRAVVFAPVPPGEYARAAQADLTLALSETAAVRRWAEAARAVGRRLAFHTEIDTGMGRAGFPAAGAAEWGREVMEAAADLLAWEGCFTHFHSADEPDLAPTDEQHARLLDALERLPAAPGRRVIHSANSAASVRRGGYGGDVVRPGIFLYGGSAGPGAAPEAVASLRARIALVRQVPPGSTCGYGATYTATREERWGTVAIGYGDGLPRALGTAGGEAIVRGRKVPIRGRVSMDMTVVDLTDLPEVEAGEVATFIGRDRDAAITVDEVAARAGTISYEVLTGLGTRLPRVYLPPQGTETPSAA